Proteins from a single region of Mailhella massiliensis:
- a CDS encoding MacB family efflux pump subunit, whose amino-acid sequence MVTLEVKHIGKHYGEGENRVQVLKDVNLSIEKGDFVAIIGQSGSGKSTLMNILGCLDTPSEGSYFVDGIATEGLGPDELARLRGEKFGFIFQRYNLLASLSAQENVALPAVYAGMDGATRSARAEELLLKLGLEGKTKNRPNELSGGQQQRVSIARALMNGGEIILADEPTGALDSRSGENVMQLLMQLNAEGHTLILVTHDRHIAEYANRIIEIKDGEVISDERRKPVLHAAGPALTPAETSSWQYMRNQLAEAFRMSVQAILAHKMRSLLTMLGIIIGIASVVSVVALGRGSQEKILAGINAMGTNTIDIMPGRSFGDRNSARYTTLTVDDAEVLAEQSYIASATPSASTSGTFVYRNLTSTGSLSGVGEQYFNVKGLELAKGRLITRADIDEARAVAVLDDNTVQELFPNGEDPIGEVILFNKRPFQVVGVTKKPNATFGPRSNLTVWTPYTAFMTRVSGSRTISSITVKIADGVSAQIAEKELTRLITSRHRGVTDFFTMNTDSIRQTMESTTTTMRLLISCIAFISLLVGGIGVMNIMLVSVTERTREIGVRMAIGARQFNVLQQFLIEAVLICIIGGVTGVLTSAGIGLLFNSFIQDFPMSFSGASIVLAITCSTLIGIIFGYMPARRASTLNPVDALAQE is encoded by the coding sequence ATGGTCACGCTTGAAGTAAAACATATAGGCAAACACTACGGCGAAGGGGAAAACCGCGTGCAGGTGCTCAAGGATGTGAACCTGAGCATCGAAAAAGGGGATTTCGTCGCCATCATCGGGCAGTCGGGTTCCGGCAAATCCACGCTGATGAATATTCTCGGCTGCCTGGACACCCCTTCGGAAGGTTCCTACTTCGTGGACGGCATCGCCACGGAGGGGCTCGGCCCGGATGAACTGGCGCGCCTGCGCGGGGAGAAGTTCGGCTTCATCTTCCAGCGCTACAACCTGCTCGCCAGCCTGAGCGCACAGGAAAACGTGGCCCTGCCCGCGGTATATGCGGGCATGGACGGCGCCACGCGCAGCGCGCGGGCCGAGGAACTGCTCCTCAAGCTGGGGCTTGAAGGCAAAACGAAGAACAGGCCCAACGAACTTTCCGGCGGCCAGCAGCAGCGCGTATCCATAGCCCGCGCCCTGATGAACGGCGGGGAAATCATTCTTGCCGACGAACCCACGGGCGCGCTGGATTCCAGAAGCGGCGAAAACGTGATGCAGCTTCTCATGCAGCTCAACGCCGAAGGGCACACGCTCATCCTCGTCACGCACGACAGGCACATTGCGGAATATGCCAACCGCATCATAGAAATCAAGGACGGCGAAGTCATCAGCGACGAACGCCGCAAGCCCGTTCTCCATGCGGCCGGTCCCGCCCTCACGCCTGCGGAAACCTCGTCCTGGCAGTACATGCGCAATCAGCTTGCCGAAGCCTTCCGCATGTCGGTACAGGCCATACTGGCGCACAAGATGCGTTCGCTGCTCACCATGCTCGGCATCATCATCGGCATCGCGTCGGTGGTGAGCGTGGTGGCGCTGGGGCGCGGTTCGCAGGAAAAGATTCTGGCGGGCATCAACGCCATGGGCACGAACACCATCGACATCATGCCGGGCCGCAGCTTCGGCGACCGCAATTCCGCGCGCTACACCACCCTTACGGTGGACGACGCCGAAGTGCTTGCCGAACAGAGCTACATCGCCAGCGCCACGCCCTCGGCCAGCACGAGCGGCACCTTCGTGTACCGCAATCTCACGTCCACCGGTTCGCTGAGCGGCGTGGGCGAGCAGTACTTCAACGTGAAGGGGCTGGAACTGGCGAAGGGGCGGCTCATCACCCGCGCGGACATCGACGAGGCGCGGGCCGTGGCCGTGCTGGACGACAACACCGTGCAGGAGCTTTTCCCCAACGGGGAAGACCCCATAGGCGAGGTCATCCTCTTCAACAAGCGGCCCTTTCAGGTGGTGGGCGTGACGAAGAAGCCCAACGCCACCTTCGGTCCGCGCAGCAATCTGACGGTATGGACGCCCTACACCGCCTTCATGACGCGGGTTTCCGGCAGCCGTACCATATCCTCCATTACGGTAAAGATAGCGGACGGCGTTTCCGCGCAGATAGCGGAAAAGGAGCTCACACGGCTCATCACCTCGCGCCACCGCGGCGTGACGGACTTTTTCACCATGAACACCGACAGCATACGCCAGACCATGGAAAGCACGACCACCACCATGCGCCTGCTCATTTCCTGCATCGCCTTCATCTCTCTGCTGGTGGGGGGCATAGGGGTCATGAACATCATGCTGGTATCGGTAACGGAGCGCACGCGGGAAATAGGCGTACGCATGGCCATAGGCGCGCGGCAGTTCAACGTGCTTCAGCAGTTTCTCATCGAAGCGGTGCTCATCTGCATCATCGGCGGCGTCACGGGCGTGCTGACCTCGGCGGGCATAGGGCTGCTGTTCAACTCCTTCATTCAGGATTTTCCCATGTCGTTTTCCGGCGCATCCATCGTGCTCGCCATCACCTGTTCCACCCTCATCGGCATTATCTTCGGGTACATGCCGGCCCGCCGGGCCTCCACGCTCAACCCCGTGGACGCGCTGGCGCAGGAGTAG
- a CDS encoding TRAP transporter substrate-binding protein, with protein MKRFVALSLIMGLMLGATAMVGTAQAAKTIKIAGMKAEGEPETIGMHKFGEYLEKLSNGKYKVKVYPNSSLGKEDKYIADTRRGTIEMCATGTQVAAFHPAMAMMETPMLYDSYEHAYKAINGGVFDLLTEGFTEKSGLRTLNMFPLGFRHFYTKNPVKSIDDIKGLKLRVPNITLYTTFAKECGINGQAMPFAEVMSSVDQGVIDGGDSPLTDITSTKVYEKCPQITLTGHILVIHSLFINEKLYQSLPDQDKAWFNEAARLAAEDIWKLVQDMDKASIKEIEDHGGTVSEPTQAMKDHMTEAAKRTWTMFTDSSNDKTYVPNAQAIFDKAASFK; from the coding sequence ATGAAACGCTTTGTTGCTCTTTCCCTGATCATGGGACTGATGCTCGGCGCCACCGCCATGGTGGGTACGGCTCAGGCCGCCAAGACCATTAAGATCGCCGGCATGAAGGCCGAAGGTGAACCCGAAACCATCGGTATGCACAAGTTCGGCGAATATCTGGAAAAGCTCTCCAACGGCAAGTACAAGGTCAAGGTCTACCCCAACAGCTCCCTCGGCAAGGAAGACAAGTACATCGCCGATACCCGCCGCGGCACCATTGAAATGTGCGCCACCGGCACCCAGGTTGCCGCCTTCCATCCCGCCATGGCCATGATGGAAACCCCCATGCTGTACGACAGCTATGAACATGCCTACAAGGCCATCAACGGCGGCGTGTTCGACCTCCTCACCGAAGGCTTCACCGAAAAGTCCGGCCTCCGCACCCTCAACATGTTCCCCCTGGGCTTCCGTCACTTCTACACCAAGAACCCGGTGAAGAGCATCGACGACATCAAGGGCCTCAAGCTCCGCGTGCCGAACATCACCCTGTACACCACCTTCGCCAAGGAATGCGGCATCAACGGTCAGGCCATGCCTTTTGCTGAAGTCATGAGCTCCGTCGACCAGGGCGTCATCGACGGCGGCGACAGCCCCCTCACCGACATCACCTCCACCAAGGTTTACGAAAAGTGCCCGCAGATCACTCTGACCGGTCACATCCTCGTCATCCACAGCCTCTTCATCAACGAAAAGCTGTATCAGTCCCTGCCCGATCAGGACAAGGCCTGGTTCAACGAAGCTGCCCGCCTCGCTGCTGAAGACATCTGGAAGCTCGTGCAGGATATGGACAAGGCTTCCATCAAGGAAATCGAAGACCATGGCGGCACCGTGTCCGAACCTACCCAGGCCATGAAGGACCACATGACCGAGGCTGCCAAGCGCACCTGGACCATGTTCACCGATTCCTCCAACGACAAGACCTACGTGCCCAACGCGCAGGCCATTTTCGACAAGGCTGCCAGCTTCAAGTAG
- a CDS encoding TolC family protein, which produces MKTLPLLCAALLLVSGCAGRDYAIPDQGLMNATQIEENYRVDREWWKAYGDESLNRLVDMALERNIDLARSTISVNRTLYQARQLGANLVPSFSASGDASSRTDMESGHASRSFNATFGLAYELDLWGRLRNAASAGAWEYHATEQDRESTRLALINSVVNTWYSMAQTTRSLELSRESLTFYERLLAIVQAQYAAGKTDGLDPAQTEQSLLSQQATVLTLEQQLAEEKRTLRDLLNLRPEEELNLTPPDPLSVAVPEVDLSVPVAALGLRPDVNAAACRLLSGFRNQEAAKGDLFPALSISGTLGASAASFSDFFSAPFVKGLVNLSLPFLDWNRVKWNVRIAEADFEDAKLSFRQSVTQALNEVALYYHTLGNAKQQLENMKKKYEADLRVEAYRKARYEQGADELKDYLEALKAGNDSRLSVLEKSYEVISASNAVWQAMGGRILSR; this is translated from the coding sequence ATGAAAACCCTGCCCTTGCTCTGCGCCGCGCTGCTTCTTGTTTCCGGCTGCGCCGGGCGCGACTATGCCATTCCCGACCAGGGCCTCATGAACGCAACGCAGATAGAAGAAAACTACCGTGTCGACCGCGAATGGTGGAAGGCCTACGGCGACGAATCGCTGAACCGCCTGGTGGACATGGCCCTTGAACGCAACATTGACCTTGCGCGCAGCACGATTTCGGTGAACCGCACGCTGTATCAGGCCCGCCAGCTCGGCGCGAACCTCGTGCCCTCCTTCTCCGCTTCCGGCGACGCCTCTTCCCGCACGGACATGGAAAGCGGGCACGCCTCGCGTTCGTTCAACGCCACCTTCGGCCTCGCCTACGAACTGGACCTGTGGGGCCGCCTGCGCAACGCGGCTTCCGCAGGCGCATGGGAATACCACGCCACGGAACAGGACAGGGAAAGCACGCGCCTTGCGCTCATCAACAGCGTGGTGAACACCTGGTACAGCATGGCGCAGACCACGCGCTCGCTGGAGCTTTCCCGCGAGAGCCTCACCTTTTACGAAAGGCTGCTCGCCATTGTGCAGGCGCAGTATGCGGCAGGCAAAACCGACGGACTGGACCCGGCGCAGACCGAGCAGAGCCTGCTTTCCCAGCAGGCCACGGTGCTCACGCTGGAACAGCAGCTTGCCGAGGAAAAGCGCACCCTGCGCGACCTTCTCAACCTGCGGCCAGAGGAAGAGCTGAACCTCACCCCGCCCGACCCGCTTTCCGTCGCCGTGCCCGAGGTGGATCTTTCGGTGCCCGTGGCGGCGCTGGGCCTGCGGCCCGACGTGAACGCGGCGGCCTGCCGCCTGCTTTCCGGCTTCCGCAATCAGGAAGCGGCGAAAGGCGACCTCTTCCCCGCCCTCAGCATCAGCGGCACGCTCGGCGCCTCTGCCGCATCCTTCAGCGACTTCTTCAGCGCGCCCTTCGTGAAGGGGCTCGTCAACCTCAGTCTGCCGTTTCTGGACTGGAATCGTGTAAAATGGAACGTGCGCATTGCCGAAGCGGACTTTGAAGACGCAAAACTTTCCTTCCGGCAGAGCGTAACCCAGGCACTGAACGAAGTGGCACTGTATTACCACACCCTGGGCAATGCAAAGCAACAACTTGAAAACATGAAGAAAAAGTATGAGGCCGACCTTCGTGTGGAAGCCTACCGCAAGGCGCGCTACGAACAGGGAGCAGATGAACTGAAAGACTATCTGGAAGCCCTGAAGGCCGGAAACGACTCCAGACTTTCCGTGCTGGAGAAGTCCTACGAGGTCATTTCCGCTTCCAATGCGGTCTGGCAGGCCATGGGAGGGCGTATTTTAAGCCGATAG
- a CDS encoding TRAP transporter large permease, with product MELFLFLGSLFVFLCFGIPIAMVLVLCAMVLMFHADMWDPMTIASCMLDGANNYPLMAIPFFVFAGEIMAAGGLSKRVVQFAQLLIGGVRGGLGYAAIVASVIFAGLMGSSVGEAAALGGLLLPMMKQVGYKPGRAGAIISSGAILGPIIPPSTNFIILGSCVSGLSITKLFMIGLFPGIFIGLALMIMWFFIVRIDGYHETIKFTREEKRKILIDATPAFMMPVLLLGGIRFGVFTPTEGGAFAAVYAILVCLLWYREIGLKDLLRVSASSARTTAAVMMIVATATAIGYFITLADIPQQIISLFAPFKDSPIILLLLINVFLFLIGMVMDLTPNVLIFAPVFYPLILDAGIDPYHFGLIFILNLGIGVITPPVGTVLYVVCGIGNLKLPALVKNLLPFLFVEIVMLLLLTVFPKLSIIPMNWLI from the coding sequence ATGGAACTGTTTCTTTTTCTCGGATCTCTCTTCGTCTTCCTGTGCTTCGGCATTCCCATCGCCATGGTGCTCGTGCTCTGCGCCATGGTGCTCATGTTCCACGCCGACATGTGGGACCCCATGACCATTGCCTCCTGTATGCTCGACGGGGCGAACAACTACCCCCTCATGGCCATTCCCTTCTTCGTGTTCGCCGGTGAAATCATGGCTGCGGGCGGCCTTTCCAAGCGCGTCGTCCAGTTCGCGCAGCTGCTTATCGGCGGCGTGCGCGGCGGCCTCGGCTACGCCGCCATCGTGGCTTCCGTCATCTTCGCCGGCCTCATGGGCAGCTCCGTGGGTGAAGCCGCCGCTCTCGGCGGCCTGCTGCTGCCCATGATGAAGCAGGTGGGCTACAAGCCCGGCCGTGCGGGCGCCATCATCTCCTCCGGCGCCATCCTCGGACCCATCATCCCCCCGAGCACCAACTTCATCATCCTCGGTTCCTGCGTGAGCGGCCTGTCCATCACCAAGCTGTTCATGATAGGCCTCTTCCCCGGTATCTTCATCGGCCTCGCCCTCATGATCATGTGGTTCTTCATCGTCCGTATCGACGGCTACCATGAAACCATCAAGTTCACCCGCGAGGAAAAGAGAAAGATCCTCATCGACGCCACCCCCGCCTTCATGATGCCCGTGCTCCTGCTCGGCGGTATCCGCTTCGGTGTGTTCACGCCTACCGAAGGCGGCGCCTTCGCCGCCGTGTACGCCATTCTGGTGTGCCTGCTCTGGTACCGTGAAATCGGCCTCAAGGACCTCCTGCGCGTGAGCGCTTCCTCCGCCCGTACCACCGCCGCCGTTATGATGATCGTGGCCACCGCTACCGCCATCGGCTACTTCATCACTCTGGCCGACATCCCGCAGCAGATCATTTCCCTGTTCGCTCCGTTCAAGGATTCCCCCATCATCCTGCTGCTGCTCATCAACGTCTTCCTGTTCCTGATCGGCATGGTCATGGACCTTACCCCCAACGTCCTTATCTTCGCGCCCGTGTTCTACCCGCTGATTCTGGACGCCGGTATCGATCCCTACCACTTCGGCCTCATCTTCATCCTGAACCTCGGCATCGGCGTCATCACGCCTCCCGTCGGTACGGTTCTCTATGTCGTGTGCGGCATCGGCAACCTCAAGCTGCCCGCTCTGGTCAAGAACCTGCTTCCCTTCCTGTTTGTGGAAATCGTGATGCTCCTCCTGCTCACGGTCTTCCCCAAGCTGTCCATCATCCCCATGAACTGGCTTATCTGA
- a CDS encoding TRAP transporter small permease — protein sequence MSETPSAARNKANQVGAVAFQIFCACIFLGMIGLVFLNAVLRYCFNSGYPPSEEWARFLFIYITFFGAIEAFYRKKHIAVEMVVDMLQGNCRKAMNVIAILLSISALLVLLQGGISYVQMTLDTYAIATYVNMAIINATLPIMAAAAIVLQLRDLIAILRTPASEFKKTSGIDLSELQH from the coding sequence ATGAGTGAAACTCCCTCTGCCGCCAGGAATAAGGCCAATCAGGTCGGCGCCGTCGCCTTCCAGATTTTCTGTGCCTGCATCTTTCTGGGCATGATCGGCCTGGTGTTCCTGAACGCCGTTCTGCGTTACTGCTTCAACTCCGGTTATCCGCCGAGCGAAGAGTGGGCCCGCTTCCTGTTTATCTACATCACGTTCTTCGGTGCCATCGAGGCCTTCTACCGTAAAAAGCACATCGCCGTGGAAATGGTGGTGGACATGCTCCAGGGCAACTGCCGCAAGGCGATGAACGTCATCGCCATTCTGCTTTCCATTTCGGCGCTGCTTGTCCTGCTGCAGGGCGGTATCTCCTATGTGCAGATGACGCTCGACACCTACGCCATCGCCACCTACGTCAATATGGCCATCATCAACGCGACGCTCCCCATCATGGCCGCCGCCGCCATCGTGCTCCAGCTGCGCGACCTGATCGCCATCCTTCGTACCCCCGCTTCCGAATTCAAGAAGACCTCGGGGATAGACCTGTCTGAGCTTCAGCACTAA
- a CDS encoding IS5 family transposase (programmed frameshift), with protein MKELFYLSHEQIARIKRYFPRSHGIPRVDDRRVVSGIIYVIKHGLQWKDAPCEYGPYKTLYNRFIRWSRLGVFNRIFAELVEQNGSTTRLMIDATHLKAHRTAASLLKKGAFSRCIGRTKGGLNSKLHAVCNAFGQPLAFHLSGGQVSDYKGAAVLLDTLPQAGELLADRGYDADWFRHALSRKGITPCIPGRHSRKTPVAYDKEVYKQRHKIEIMFGRLKDWRRIAMRYDRCAHTFFSAICLAAIVIFYI; from the exons ATGAAGGAACTTTTTTATCTTTCTCATGAACAGATTGCTCGTATCAAACGCTACTTTCCTCGTTCCCATGGCATTCCGAGAGTCGATGACAGGCGTGTCGTCAGCGGCATTATCTATGTCATCAAGCACGGCCTGCAATGGAAAGATGCTCCGTGCGAGTATGGACCATACAAAACTCTCTACAATCGTTTTATCCGCTGGAGCCGATTGGGGGTCTTTAACAGGATTTTTGCGGAGCTTGTTGAGCAAAACGGCTCCACAACACGCTTGATGATTGATGCCACACATCTCAAGGCACACAGGACAGCAGCAAGTTTGCTGAAAAAAGGGGCCT TTTCCCGATGTATCGGACGCACAAAAGGCGGCCTGAATTCAAAACTCCACGCTGTCTGCAATGCCTTCGGTCAACCGTTGGCCTTCCATCTGTCCGGCGGTCAGGTGAGCGACTACAAAGGCGCTGCTGTCCTGCTTGATACTCTGCCGCAGGCCGGGGAGCTTCTGGCGGATAGAGGCTATGATGCCGACTGGTTTCGTCATGCCTTGTCCCGTAAAGGAATCACGCCGTGTATTCCCGGCAGACACAGCCGGAAAACTCCGGTGGCCTATGACAAGGAGGTTTATAAGCAGCGGCACAAGATAGAAATCATGTTCGGCCGACTCAAGGATTGGCGCAGAATAGCCATGCGTTATGACCGTTGTGCACACACGTTCTTTTCGGCTATTTGTCTCGCTGCCATTGTCATCTTTTATATTTAA